A stretch of DNA from Streptomyces xanthii:
GTCCACTGGCCCGTGTCGATCAGGCCCAGGCACACCGAGTTGACCCGGATGCCGTCCGCCGCGAGTTCCGTGGCGAGGGACTTGGAGAGGTTGAGGATGCCGGCGCGGGCGGCGCTCGTCGTGATGAGACGCGTCTCCGGCTGCTTGGCCAGGACCGCGTTCACGTTCACGACCGACGCCGCGTCCGAGGCGCGAAGGAGGTCGCGGGCGGCCCGGAGCGGGTTGAGGACGCCCGCGAACTTCAGGTCCAGCTCGTCGCGCCAGTCGTCCCACGTCGTGTCGTCGAGCCGCTTCATGCGGGACTGTCCGGCGTTGTTGACGAGGCCGTCGAGCCGTCCGCCGAACGCGTCTGCGGCGGTCCGCACGAAGTCGCGTACGGCGTCGGCGTCGCGCACGTCGCAGGTGGCGGTGAACAGGCGGTCGTGGTCGGCGATCCGCTTCAGCCGTTCGGCGTCGCGGCCGCACGTGGCGACGTTCGCGCCTTCCTCGAGCAGGGCGCGGACCGTGGCCAGGCCGACGCCCGAGCTGCCTCCGGTGACCACGTAGGTCCGGTCGGCGAGGCCCAGATCCATGTCAACTCCTCGGTGTATCAGGTCAGTTCATGGTGAAGCCGCCGTTGACGGCGACCACCTGTCCGGTCAGGTAGCGGGACTCCTCGGAGAGGAGGAAGGAGGCGACACCGATCAGGTCGCCGGGCTGCTGCGGGCGCTCGATGGCCCGGTTCGCCCGGTACAGGTCGTGCCGCTCCGCGGGGACGGCTTGCGTGGCTTCGCCCTCGGTCAGGCCGGGCGCGAGCGCGTTCACCGTGATGCCCCGCTCGCCCAGCTCCCGCGCCATGGCCCGGGTCAGCGCGATGACGGCGCCCTTCGAGGCGATGTAGTGGGCGAGCCGCGGGGAGCCGTAGAGCGCGGCGTCCGAGGCGATGTTCACGATGCGTCCGGTCGGGCCGAACAGCGGGTGCAGCGCCTTCGCGACCAGCCAGGGACCGCGGGCGTTCACCGTCATCAGGCGGTCCCAGACCTCGATGTCGATGTCCTGGAACTCCTTGCCGCCCACTCCGTTGGCGAGCGCCGCGTTGTTCACCAGGCCGTACAGCTCGCCGGGCAGCTCCCGCACCGCGCAGGCGAGGGCCTCGACGGACGCCGGGTCCGCCACGTCGCACCGCACGAAGTGCGCGTCGAGCCCCTCGGCCCGCAGCTCCTCGGCGGCCTCGGCGCCGCGCTCGGCGTCGAGCTCGGCGACGACGACCCGGAAGCCGTCCTCGCCGGCCCGGCGGGCCATGGCCAGACCGAGGCCACGGCCCGCGCCGGTCACG
This window harbors:
- a CDS encoding SDR family oxidoreductase translates to MTEQSPAGARTVVVTGAGRGLGLAMARRAGEDGFRVVVAELDAERGAEAAEELRAEGLDAHFVRCDVADPASVEALACAVRELPGELYGLVNNAALANGVGGKEFQDIDIEVWDRLMTVNARGPWLVAKALHPLFGPTGRIVNIASDAALYGSPRLAHYIASKGAVIALTRAMARELGERGITVNALAPGLTEGEATQAVPAERHDLYRANRAIERPQQPGDLIGVASFLLSEESRYLTGQVVAVNGGFTMN
- a CDS encoding SDR family oxidoreductase → MDLGLADRTYVVTGGSSGVGLATVRALLEEGANVATCGRDAERLKRIADHDRLFTATCDVRDADAVRDFVRTAADAFGGRLDGLVNNAGQSRMKRLDDTTWDDWRDELDLKFAGVLNPLRAARDLLRASDAASVVNVNAVLAKQPETRLITTSAARAGILNLSKSLATELAADGIRVNSVCLGLIDTGQWTRRHAAADSGLSYEDWQAELAADRGVALGRLGRAEEVAYAILALLAPRASYITGTSIDVCGGVGRGIL